A genomic region of Kribbella sp. NBC_00382 contains the following coding sequences:
- a CDS encoding Gfo/Idh/MocA family protein has translation MSAVGVGVIGAGTISDAYIKSMQSFPDLKVVAIGDLRPEAAEAKAAEYGIEAHGGPEAVLGHPDVEIVVNLTIPIAHVEVALAAVAAGKHVWSEKPFSLDQDSGLKLLASAQDAGLRLGCAPDTILGPGLQQSRRIIERGDIGQPLTALTLMQSPGPESWHPNPAFLFQEGAGPLWDIGPYYLTTLVQLFGPVAAVAGLGSKSREKRTIGSGPLEGTDFDVTVPTHVSAIARFESGQSSQSIFSFDSPLSRGGFVEITGADATLAVPDPNRFDGEIKIRRRGDEDWEVLETTEATAERGTGVLEMARAIREDRPHRATGALAFHVVDVMASITESIDTGSFVDVTSTVEVPPVLPDDWDVQASTI, from the coding sequence ATGAGTGCTGTCGGCGTAGGTGTGATCGGCGCCGGAACCATTTCCGACGCCTATATCAAGAGCATGCAGAGCTTCCCCGACCTCAAGGTGGTCGCGATCGGCGACCTGCGCCCGGAGGCCGCGGAGGCGAAGGCAGCGGAGTACGGGATCGAGGCCCACGGCGGCCCCGAGGCCGTGCTCGGCCACCCCGACGTGGAGATCGTGGTCAACCTGACCATCCCGATCGCGCACGTCGAGGTCGCCCTGGCAGCCGTTGCCGCAGGCAAGCATGTGTGGAGTGAGAAGCCGTTCTCGCTCGATCAGGACAGCGGCCTCAAGCTGCTCGCGAGCGCTCAGGACGCGGGACTCCGGCTGGGTTGCGCCCCTGACACCATCCTCGGCCCGGGTCTGCAGCAGTCGCGCCGGATCATCGAGCGCGGCGACATCGGCCAGCCGCTGACCGCGCTGACCCTGATGCAGTCCCCCGGCCCGGAGTCCTGGCACCCGAACCCGGCTTTCCTTTTCCAGGAAGGCGCGGGGCCGCTGTGGGACATCGGCCCGTACTACCTGACGACCCTCGTGCAGCTGTTCGGCCCGGTCGCGGCAGTCGCCGGGCTCGGGTCGAAGTCGCGGGAGAAGCGCACGATCGGATCGGGCCCGCTGGAGGGCACCGACTTCGACGTGACGGTTCCGACGCATGTCAGCGCGATCGCGCGGTTCGAGTCGGGGCAGTCGTCGCAGAGCATCTTCAGCTTCGACTCGCCGCTGTCGCGGGGCGGGTTCGTGGAGATCACCGGCGCCGACGCGACGCTCGCCGTACCGGATCCGAACCGGTTCGACGGTGAGATCAAGATCCGTCGCCGCGGTGACGAGGACTGGGAGGTCCTCGAGACCACCGAGGCGACGGCCGAGCGTGGTACCGGCGTACTGGAGATGGCGCGCGCGATCCGCGAGGACCGCCCGCACCGGGCCACCGGCGCGCTCGCGTTCCATGTCGTCGACGTGATGGCCTCCATCACCGAGTCGATCGACACCGGCTCCTTCGTCGACGTCACCAGCACCGTCGAGGTCCCGCCCGTCCTGCCGGACGACTGGGACGTGCAGGCCTCGACCATCTGA
- a CDS encoding Pr6Pr family membrane protein, with amino-acid sequence MTKAGRVWAGVTALVVAVGVVMQCLVTATSAGGEGFYKENPERVLNVFAYFTIQSNLLLGGTCLLLALGKAGDGTLFKTLRLNGVLCIAVTGIVYHLVLAGSDSLSGWAWVANLLVHTATPLLGVLGWLLTGPRGQTDSRIVAWSVVYPLLWVAFTLIRGEGTGFYPYPFIDVSLHGYGQVLLNCLFVALLFLALAAGATLLDRRLSRQTVER; translated from the coding sequence ATGACAAAGGCGGGGCGGGTCTGGGCCGGTGTGACGGCGCTGGTGGTCGCAGTGGGTGTCGTCATGCAGTGCCTCGTGACGGCGACGTCCGCCGGCGGTGAGGGGTTCTACAAGGAGAATCCCGAGCGGGTTCTCAACGTCTTCGCCTACTTCACGATCCAGTCCAACCTGTTGCTCGGTGGGACCTGTCTGCTTCTCGCGCTCGGCAAAGCAGGTGATGGCACGCTCTTCAAGACGCTTCGGCTCAACGGCGTGCTCTGCATCGCGGTCACCGGGATCGTGTACCACCTGGTGCTCGCCGGCAGCGACAGCTTGTCCGGCTGGGCGTGGGTCGCGAACCTGCTGGTCCACACGGCCACTCCGCTGCTCGGCGTACTGGGGTGGTTGCTGACCGGACCGCGCGGGCAGACCGACAGCAGGATCGTCGCCTGGTCGGTGGTCTATCCGCTGCTCTGGGTGGCGTTCACGCTGATCCGCGGCGAGGGCACCGGCTTCTATCCGTACCCGTTCATCGACGTCAGCCTGCACGGCTACGGCCAGGTCCTGTTGAACTGTCTGTTCGTCGCGCTACTGTTCCTCGCTCTGGCAGCCGGGGCCACCCTTCTCGACCGCCGACTCAGCAGACAGACCGTCGAGAGGTAG
- a CDS encoding adenylate kinase, translating into MTTVVLMGPPGAGKGTHAGHLAERLGVPVVSTGDIFRAQVAAATELGRTAQRFLDAGEYVPDEVTNAMVRERLAAGDTRAGFLLDGYPRTLDQAAVLDEILVAQGRSLDAAVVLRVDPEDLLKRLLRRAEIEHRSDDTEDVIRRRFQVYDDQTAPLVALYAGRGIHHEVDATADIDTVRERMRRVADLLRPAA; encoded by the coding sequence GTGACGACTGTCGTCCTGATGGGACCGCCGGGAGCCGGCAAGGGAACGCATGCCGGCCACCTCGCCGAACGGCTCGGCGTGCCCGTGGTCTCCACCGGCGACATCTTCCGTGCCCAGGTCGCCGCCGCGACCGAACTCGGCCGGACCGCGCAGCGCTTCCTCGACGCCGGTGAGTACGTCCCCGACGAGGTCACCAACGCGATGGTCCGCGAGCGGCTGGCCGCCGGCGACACCCGCGCCGGCTTCCTCCTCGACGGCTATCCTCGGACGCTCGATCAGGCGGCCGTACTGGACGAGATCCTGGTCGCCCAGGGCCGGTCCCTCGACGCGGCTGTCGTCCTGCGGGTGGACCCCGAAGACCTGCTCAAGCGCCTGCTCCGGCGGGCCGAGATCGAGCACCGCTCGGACGACACCGAGGACGTCATTCGCCGTCGCTTCCAGGTGTACGACGACCAGACTGCTCCGCTGGTCGCCCTGTACGCCGGCCGTGGCATCCATCATGAGGTCGACGCGACCGCCGACATCGACACGGTCCGCGAACGCATGCGCCGGGTCGCCGACCTGCTCCGGCCGGCCGCCTGA
- a CDS encoding LacI family DNA-binding transcriptional regulator: protein MPRITIKEIARRAGVSKGAVSYALNNQPGVSEATRARVLKVAEELEWVPNRAARQLSAARSETFGLVLARTAKTLSEEPFYMGFVGGVESVLSDRSYALALQVVPDLVDEMATYRKWAAERRVDGVLVVDLRVDDPRIPLLRKLELPAVLVGDPALADGLACVWTDGTSAMSAAVEHVAALGHREIARVAGPPEHGHVWIRDQAFAAMSRRLGLEARVVHTDFSGEEGAVATRELMASKGRPTAIIYDNDLMAVAGLSVVNGLGLKSPDDVTLVAWDDSTLCRLTHPTLTAMSHNIVAYGAEVAHRLFDLLEGAMPQSHLYSTPALVVRGSSGPPPA from the coding sequence GTGCCCCGAATCACGATCAAGGAGATTGCCCGACGGGCCGGCGTCTCCAAAGGTGCGGTGTCGTACGCGCTGAACAACCAGCCGGGGGTCAGTGAGGCCACCCGGGCTCGTGTGCTGAAGGTCGCCGAGGAGCTGGAGTGGGTGCCCAACCGGGCGGCGCGGCAGTTGTCGGCGGCGCGGAGTGAGACGTTCGGGCTGGTGCTGGCCCGGACCGCCAAGACCCTGAGTGAGGAACCGTTCTACATGGGCTTCGTCGGTGGCGTCGAGTCCGTGCTGAGTGACCGGTCGTACGCGCTCGCCCTCCAGGTCGTACCGGACCTGGTCGACGAGATGGCGACCTACCGCAAGTGGGCCGCCGAACGCCGGGTGGATGGTGTGCTCGTCGTCGACCTGCGGGTCGACGATCCGCGGATCCCGTTGCTGCGCAAGCTCGAGCTGCCCGCGGTGCTGGTCGGGGATCCAGCGCTCGCGGACGGGCTGGCCTGCGTCTGGACCGACGGTACGTCGGCGATGTCCGCCGCCGTCGAGCATGTCGCGGCTCTCGGTCATCGGGAGATCGCCCGGGTGGCCGGGCCGCCGGAGCACGGTCATGTCTGGATCCGCGACCAGGCCTTCGCGGCGATGAGCCGGCGGCTCGGGCTGGAGGCTCGGGTCGTGCACACCGACTTCTCCGGTGAGGAAGGCGCCGTCGCGACCAGGGAGCTGATGGCGAGCAAGGGAAGGCCGACGGCGATCATCTACGACAACGACCTGATGGCCGTGGCCGGTCTGTCGGTGGTCAACGGTCTGGGCTTGAAGTCGCCGGATGACGTCACGCTGGTCGCCTGGGACGACTCGACGCTGTGCCGGCTGACCCATCCGACGCTGACCGCGATGAGCCACAACATCGTTGCCTACGGCGCCGAAGTCGCCCACCGGCTGTTCGATCTGCTCGAGGGCGCGATGCCGCAGTCGCACCTCTACTCCACCCCCGCGCTGGTCGTGCGCGGCAGCTCGGGGCCGCCACCCGCCTGA
- a CDS encoding 2TM domain-containing protein, producing MLLAVIAGCEIGFWVLLAAGMVTRYLLRLPKVGMVLLAMVPLVDVVMLVASVIDIRSGGEPAFRHSLAAIFIGVSVGFGHQSLKWADGWAAYKLAGGPRPRKLKKGSREKAQHERRGWYRHLLAYAVGVAVMIALGLLSGRGFDALLGPAGTWTIVLVIDWFVSFSFKVDADEDEKKKVEQAA from the coding sequence GTGCTGCTCGCTGTGATCGCAGGCTGTGAGATCGGCTTCTGGGTCCTGCTCGCCGCCGGGATGGTGACGCGCTACCTGCTGCGCCTGCCGAAGGTAGGCATGGTGTTGCTCGCGATGGTGCCGCTGGTGGACGTGGTGATGCTGGTCGCCAGCGTGATCGACATCCGGTCCGGTGGTGAGCCGGCGTTCAGGCATTCGCTGGCTGCGATCTTCATCGGGGTCAGCGTCGGCTTCGGCCACCAGAGCTTGAAGTGGGCAGACGGCTGGGCGGCGTACAAGCTGGCCGGTGGGCCGCGGCCGCGGAAGCTGAAGAAGGGGTCTCGCGAGAAGGCGCAGCACGAGCGTCGCGGCTGGTACCGCCACTTGCTCGCGTACGCCGTCGGTGTAGCCGTGATGATCGCTCTCGGCCTGCTGTCCGGCAGAGGTTTCGACGCCTTGCTCGGCCCGGCGGGGACCTGGACGATCGTGCTCGTGATCGACTGGTTCGTCTCGTTCAGCTTCAAGGTGGACGCCGACGAGGACGAGAAGAAGAAGGTCGAGCAAGCCGCCTGA
- a CDS encoding TetR/AcrR family transcriptional regulator: MPKIVDHDTRREEIAQALWRVVRRDGIRAASVRSVAAEAGWSAGAVRYYFPDQAGLVAFAMDLVSRRVGDRIRALDTTGPLTDVVLRFLEEVIPLDPERQAEFDIWLSFIAQAQAESGAGGLREVLTPVHQGLRDLCKSLLHSLSQADALRPDLHLDLETDRLHALIDGLSLHAALQPTASTPERVREILRAHLMDLQPLRP; encoded by the coding sequence ATGCCGAAGATCGTCGACCACGACACCCGCCGCGAGGAGATCGCCCAGGCGCTCTGGCGGGTGGTCCGCCGCGACGGCATCCGCGCCGCCTCGGTCCGCTCCGTCGCTGCCGAGGCAGGATGGTCCGCCGGCGCCGTCCGCTACTACTTCCCCGACCAGGCGGGCCTGGTCGCCTTCGCGATGGACCTGGTCTCCCGCCGGGTCGGCGACCGGATCAGAGCACTCGACACCACCGGCCCGCTGACCGACGTCGTACTGCGCTTCCTCGAAGAGGTGATCCCGCTCGATCCCGAACGGCAGGCAGAGTTCGACATCTGGCTCTCCTTCATCGCCCAGGCCCAGGCCGAGTCCGGCGCCGGCGGCCTGCGCGAAGTACTCACCCCGGTCCACCAAGGCCTCCGCGACCTCTGCAAATCGCTGCTCCACTCGCTGTCCCAGGCCGACGCCCTCCGCCCGGATCTCCACCTCGACCTCGAGACCGATCGCCTCCATGCCCTCATCGACGGCCTCTCCCTGCACGCGGCCTTGCAGCCCACGGCCAGCACCCCGGAACGGGTCCGCGAGATCCTTCGCGCCCACCTGATGGACCTACAACCGTTGCGGCCCTGA
- a CDS encoding molybdopterin-dependent oxidoreductase codes for MATVRRTSCNLCEAICGVLVTVENGRVTDIRGDEADPLSRGHICPKAVALRDLQEDPDRLTQPVRRTATGWQELGWDEAFTYVATRLREVQQASGRNSIGVYLGNPNVHSVGAMTHMPTVVRLLKTRNRFSATSVDQLPHMLAVHLLYGHQLMVPVADIDRTSYLLMLGANPLASNGSMMTAPGFGRRLKEVQKRGGRVVVIDPRRTETAAVADEHQFVKPGTDAAFLLALIHVILADGVVAVPSYVDGLSTIEEVTREWTPERAASVTGIAAEDIRRLAREFAAADKAACYGRLGVSTQQFGAICQWAVQVLNIITGNLDRPGGSMFPRPAVDTLRGIGRGHIGAWTSRVRSLPEFGGELPASVMAEEILTPGDGQIRAMVTIAGNPVLSTPNGRRLDEALPTLDFMVSVDPYINETTRHADVILPPTPPLEREHYDLAFHQLAVRNTARWNDAVLPRPSESRHDWEIFRGLGLALLGPVGRNRKKLITSLRLRLSPRRIVDLGLRIGPYRLSVRKLRKSVGGVDLGPLQPCLPGRLYTKTKRIDLAPTMILDDLPRAFTALFSGTSSGASEDGLLLIGRRHLRSNNSWMHNSARLVKGKPRHQLLMNPSDLLSRELVDGQLVEITSAAGSISVEVASSNDMMPGVVSLPHGFGHGRPGAKLSVANGVAGASSNDITDPLFTDPIAGTAALNGVPVKVTAAR; via the coding sequence ATGGCGACCGTACGGCGTACTTCGTGCAATCTGTGTGAGGCCATCTGCGGCGTGCTCGTGACCGTCGAGAACGGCCGCGTCACCGACATCCGCGGCGACGAGGCGGATCCGTTGTCCCGTGGACACATCTGCCCGAAAGCCGTCGCCCTGCGCGATCTCCAGGAGGACCCCGACCGCCTCACCCAGCCGGTACGCCGTACTGCCACCGGCTGGCAAGAGCTCGGCTGGGACGAGGCGTTCACGTACGTCGCCACCCGGCTGCGAGAAGTCCAGCAGGCATCCGGCCGGAACTCGATCGGCGTCTACCTCGGCAACCCGAACGTGCACAGCGTCGGCGCGATGACGCACATGCCGACCGTGGTCCGGCTTTTGAAGACCCGCAACCGGTTCAGCGCGACGTCGGTCGACCAGCTGCCGCACATGCTCGCGGTCCATCTGCTCTACGGGCATCAGCTGATGGTCCCGGTCGCGGACATCGACCGGACGTCGTACCTGCTGATGCTCGGCGCGAATCCGCTCGCGTCGAACGGCAGCATGATGACGGCGCCCGGCTTCGGGCGGCGGCTCAAGGAAGTACAGAAGCGTGGTGGTCGGGTCGTGGTGATCGATCCGCGGCGGACCGAGACGGCCGCGGTCGCCGACGAGCATCAGTTCGTGAAGCCGGGTACGGATGCTGCGTTTTTGTTGGCGTTGATTCACGTCATCTTGGCTGACGGGGTTGTTGCGGTGCCTTCTTATGTCGATGGGTTGTCGACTATTGAGGAGGTGACGCGGGAGTGGACGCCGGAGCGGGCGGCTTCGGTGACCGGGATTGCGGCGGAGGACATCCGGCGGCTGGCGCGGGAGTTCGCGGCTGCCGACAAGGCTGCTTGTTATGGGCGGCTCGGGGTGTCGACCCAACAGTTCGGGGCGATCTGCCAGTGGGCTGTGCAGGTGCTCAACATCATCACCGGCAATCTCGATCGGCCGGGTGGGTCGATGTTCCCGCGGCCGGCGGTCGATACCTTGCGTGGAATCGGGCGGGGGCATATCGGGGCGTGGACTAGCCGGGTACGGTCGCTGCCGGAGTTCGGGGGCGAGTTGCCGGCGTCGGTGATGGCCGAGGAAATTCTGACGCCTGGTGACGGACAGATCCGCGCGATGGTGACGATCGCGGGCAACCCGGTGCTGTCGACCCCCAACGGACGGCGGCTGGACGAGGCGCTGCCGACGCTGGACTTCATGGTGTCGGTCGATCCGTACATCAACGAGACGACGCGGCATGCTGACGTGATCCTGCCGCCTACTCCGCCGTTGGAACGGGAGCACTACGACTTGGCTTTCCACCAACTCGCAGTACGGAACACTGCTCGGTGGAATGACGCCGTACTGCCCCGGCCGTCCGAGTCTCGGCACGACTGGGAGATCTTCCGCGGGCTGGGGCTTGCTCTCCTCGGCCCTGTTGGGCGGAACCGCAAGAAGCTGATCACCTCCCTGCGACTGCGCTTGTCGCCTCGTCGGATCGTCGATCTGGGGCTGCGGATCGGGCCTTACCGTTTGTCCGTCCGTAAGCTGCGGAAGTCTGTCGGTGGGGTGGATCTCGGACCGCTACAGCCTTGTTTGCCGGGGCGGCTGTACACGAAGACGAAGCGGATCGATCTCGCGCCGACGATGATCCTCGACGATCTGCCTCGGGCTTTCACTGCATTGTTCTCTGGTACTTCATCTGGCGCTTCCGAGGATGGGCTGTTGCTGATCGGGCGGCGGCACCTGCGCAGCAACAACTCGTGGATGCACAACTCGGCCCGCCTGGTGAAGGGCAAGCCGCGCCACCAATTGCTGATGAACCCGTCCGACCTGCTGTCCCGCGAGCTCGTCGACGGCCAGTTGGTCGAGATCACCTCGGCGGCCGGCTCCATCTCGGTAGAGGTTGCCTCTAGCAACGACATGATGCCGGGCGTGGTCAGCCTGCCGCACGGCTTCGGGCATGGGCGGCCGGGCGCAAAGCTGTCGGTGGCCAACGGGGTCGCGGGCGCTAGTTCCAACGACATCACCGACCCGCTTTTCACTGACCCCATCGCGGGTACTGCCGCGCTCAACGGCGTACCGGTGAAGGTGACGGCTGCTCGCTGA
- a CDS encoding class I SAM-dependent methyltransferase: MLVTSRSYAEYEAMFDLTELPDSILDCCAGGSSFTAEAAARGVDAVAVDQAYELPTPDLVDTVRRSLPAGAQIVDEHAASFVWHWYGDPGRKDDLRIEAADRFLQDVMTAPERYVAGSLPELPFEDGRFDLVLCSHLLFTWADKYDRDWHLAALRELVRVSRSEVRIFPLVQQGAGEEVSYLPELLEDLRPVRSEIRKVPYEFQVGADQMLVLSK; encoded by the coding sequence GTGTTGGTGACATCTCGCTCGTACGCCGAGTACGAGGCGATGTTCGACTTGACCGAGTTGCCCGATTCGATCCTCGACTGCTGTGCCGGCGGGTCGAGCTTCACCGCCGAGGCGGCCGCTCGGGGCGTCGACGCCGTCGCGGTCGACCAGGCCTACGAGCTGCCGACGCCGGACCTCGTCGACACGGTACGCCGCAGCCTGCCGGCCGGCGCGCAGATCGTCGATGAGCACGCAGCCAGTTTCGTCTGGCACTGGTACGGGGATCCCGGCCGGAAGGACGACCTGCGGATCGAGGCAGCCGATCGCTTTCTGCAGGATGTGATGACGGCGCCCGAGCGGTACGTCGCGGGCAGCCTGCCCGAGTTGCCGTTCGAGGACGGGCGGTTCGACCTGGTGCTGTGTTCGCACCTGCTCTTCACCTGGGCCGACAAGTACGACCGCGACTGGCATCTCGCCGCGCTGCGGGAACTTGTCCGGGTCAGCCGTTCGGAGGTACGGATCTTCCCGCTCGTGCAGCAGGGAGCGGGCGAGGAGGTTTCGTATCTACCGGAGCTGCTCGAAGACCTACGCCCGGTGCGATCCGAGATCCGCAAGGTGCCGTACGAGTTCCAGGTCGGCGCGGATCAGATGCTGGTACTGAGCAAGTAA
- a CDS encoding AAA family ATPase, whose product METEGVIVISGIMAAGKSTVSQLLAERFQYGVHLHGDVFRRMIVSGRASAATDNGDEAQKQLKLRYRLACLVADGYAQGGFTVVLEDVVIGELLREFLDGIETRPRYLVVLTPRPDVIHDRLGYGHEHSIDELDYELHAFSPRRGLWLDNSDLSPHETVDAILGRLDEAKFE is encoded by the coding sequence ATGGAGACCGAGGGGGTGATCGTCATCAGCGGGATCATGGCGGCCGGCAAATCCACCGTCTCCCAACTTCTCGCCGAACGATTCCAATACGGCGTCCATCTGCACGGTGACGTCTTCCGCCGGATGATCGTGAGTGGTAGGGCGTCGGCCGCGACCGACAACGGCGACGAGGCGCAGAAGCAGCTCAAGCTTCGCTACCGGCTGGCCTGCCTGGTGGCCGACGGCTATGCGCAGGGCGGCTTCACGGTAGTACTCGAGGACGTCGTGATCGGCGAGCTGCTGCGGGAGTTCCTCGACGGCATCGAGACCCGCCCGCGCTACCTCGTCGTACTCACTCCACGGCCGGACGTGATCCACGACCGGCTCGGCTACGGCCACGAGCATTCGATCGACGAGCTCGACTACGAGCTGCACGCCTTCAGCCCGCGCCGCGGCCTCTGGCTGGACAACTCCGACCTCTCCCCGCACGAGACCGTCGACGCCATTCTCGGCCGACTCGACGAGGCGAAGTTCGAGTAG
- a CDS encoding sugar phosphate isomerase/epimerase family protein, with translation MVAVDNLSLQLYTVRYKLEEDFDATLARIAEIGYRKVEPFGVVGLADQLAEALPKYGLSAPTTHAGLLRDESDPIFEVAKKLGISTVIDPFVDPARWQSADDIKATAAALNEAAKEAADHGITIGYHNHHFELESVIDGVHGLEILADNLSDDVILELDTYWAAVGGADVPALLGRLGDRVKALHVKDGDGTLNNKAQVAVGAGSIAVNDILKASPGTLRVVELDDFEGDIFDAVEGSFAYLTGEDVA, from the coding sequence ATGGTCGCAGTGGACAATCTGTCCCTACAGCTCTACACGGTCCGGTACAAGCTGGAGGAGGACTTCGACGCCACGCTCGCCCGGATCGCTGAGATCGGGTACCGCAAGGTGGAGCCCTTCGGTGTCGTCGGCCTGGCCGACCAGCTGGCCGAGGCGCTGCCCAAGTACGGTCTGTCGGCTCCCACGACGCACGCGGGGCTGCTCCGCGACGAGAGCGACCCGATCTTCGAGGTGGCCAAGAAGCTCGGTATCAGCACCGTCATCGACCCGTTCGTCGACCCGGCGCGCTGGCAGTCCGCCGATGACATCAAGGCGACGGCCGCGGCGCTGAACGAGGCTGCCAAAGAGGCGGCCGACCACGGCATCACTATCGGGTACCACAACCACCACTTCGAGCTGGAGTCGGTGATCGACGGAGTGCACGGCCTGGAGATCCTGGCCGACAACCTGTCCGACGACGTCATCCTCGAGCTCGACACGTACTGGGCTGCCGTCGGCGGCGCGGACGTACCGGCTCTGCTCGGCCGGCTCGGCGACCGGGTGAAGGCACTGCACGTCAAGGACGGCGACGGCACCCTGAACAACAAGGCGCAGGTCGCGGTCGGCGCCGGCTCGATCGCCGTCAACGACATCCTCAAGGCGTCGCCGGGCACGCTCCGCGTCGTCGAGCTCGACGACTTCGAGGGCGACATCTTCGACGCGGTAGAGGGCAGCTTCGCCTACCTCACCGGGGAGGACGTTGCATGA
- a CDS encoding SGNH/GDSL hydrolase family protein, protein MNHAFLDPRRTIVFAGDSVTDCGRRDDPAGLGDGYVKNLYDELGPDRPRIVNVGISGNRAVDLVARWQTDVLAYAPDVVSILIGINDTWRRYDKDDPTSTESFEHSYRAMLDGLQAELVLVEPFLLPVKEEQHTWREDLDPKIDVVRRLAAEYDALLVPADVEFNRQAATVGATTLADDGVHPTAAGHAFLADLWRRTVRA, encoded by the coding sequence ATGAACCATGCATTCCTGGATCCCCGGCGGACCATCGTGTTCGCCGGGGACTCCGTCACCGACTGCGGCCGCCGGGACGACCCGGCCGGCCTCGGCGACGGCTACGTGAAGAACCTGTACGACGAGTTGGGCCCGGACCGTCCGCGGATCGTCAATGTCGGCATCTCCGGGAACCGGGCGGTCGACCTCGTCGCCCGCTGGCAGACGGACGTACTCGCGTACGCGCCGGACGTCGTCTCGATCCTGATCGGCATCAACGACACCTGGCGCCGGTACGACAAAGACGACCCAACCTCGACCGAGTCCTTCGAGCACTCGTACCGCGCGATGCTGGACGGGCTGCAGGCCGAGCTCGTCCTGGTGGAGCCGTTCCTGCTGCCGGTAAAGGAAGAGCAGCACACCTGGCGTGAGGACCTAGACCCCAAGATCGACGTCGTACGCCGCCTCGCTGCCGAGTACGACGCCCTCCTCGTCCCAGCCGACGTCGAGTTCAACCGCCAAGCGGCAACAGTCGGCGCGACCACACTGGCCGACGACGGTGTGCATCCGACCGCGGCCGGGCACGCGTTCCTGGCCGACCTCTGGCGCAGGACAGTCCGGGCTTGA